One Gopherus evgoodei ecotype Sinaloan lineage chromosome 1, rGopEvg1_v1.p, whole genome shotgun sequence genomic window, TAGGTGCTGAGGGACTTGCGCTGCGCCTCCTTGGAGGGGAGTCTGAAGGTGGCCCAGAGAATCATCACGTAGGACAGGACAATCAGCAGCAGGTCTAAACCGCTGGTGCAAAATGCTACAACCAGACTATAGGCTGTCATGACTGTAGTGTCCACACAGGCCAGTTTCACCAGTGCCATGAACTCACAATAGGTGTGAGAAATGACATTGGTCCTGCAGTATGGGAGCCGCTGCAGCAGGAATGTGTGTGGGCCCAGTAACAGGACTCCCCTCATCACAACACTCAGCCCTATCTTGGCTGTGGCCTGACTGGTCAGGATGGCCGAGTGTCGCAGTGGGTTACAGATAGCGACGTAGCGATCAAAGGCCTTGGCCAGGATGAACCCGGACTCCATGGTTGACAGTGAGTGAAGGAGGTAACTCTGGGCCAGGCAAGCATTGGTGTGTATTGCCCCGTCGCTGAACCAGAAAATGCAGAGGGTTttgggcagggtggtggtggagatGACCAGGTCGGCGAGCGCCAGCATGGAAAGGAAAaggtacatgggctcatggaggctcgGCTAGGAGGAGGCCGTTCCCCAGGAGGGACAGAATGTAGACGGAGCAGAAGGGGTTGGAGATCCAGACGTTCGCTGTCTCCAGCCCCGGGATGCCGaggaggatgaaggtggaggggtggggtgtgGTCCAATTTGAAACTGCCATGGTGGGGCCGGCTGGGTCTGTTCAGCTCCACAGCACGGCTGCTTCCAGCCCCTGTGGCTAGGCACACACTGGAACGATGATTGCAGGGCTCCCTGCACAGAATGAAGGAACGCAGTAGTCACCCCAGGCCTTCGGCATGTCCCCGTTTATTGCCCCCACCCATTCCAGGCCTGAGACTGCAACCTTGCGATTTGTGGAGCACCCAAAACTGCCTGACGAGCTCCTGCCCCAAACTGCTCCAATGAAATAGAACCCAACTCTGAATGTAGAGGGGAAAGTCTGGTGAGCAGAgactgaggggggtggggaacgggCTGCACCGCACCCCACCCCTCCCGTTTTCCATCAGCTGACGTGACCAGCGGTGGGACAGCTGACACTGACGCTGACAGTGTCGTCATGAGGTTCAGCGTTAACTCCGGCGCTGCGAGGGGAGTTCAGCCCCCTTACAGCCACGGCCTCAGGCTGTCTGCGGGGAGGGGGCACATGAACCCGGCGAGCAGGCAGCTTCCTCCAGACTGATCACATTACTGCTCCTCCAGCGCAGGCAGAGACGGTGCAgtctggggagcagggctgtcACACCCGCAGACTGGGGCTCACACGTGCTGCGGCCACCCCCGTGTGCCATTGCAATGGAGCAGCACGTCTAACTGGGCTGACATGAGCCAGGCGATCCCAAACAGCCCCCCACAGGCACCCTCTGCCGCCTGCGCCCTCCTGTGGTGATCTAGGGAGCCggctcccccacatccccagggGTGGGATGCCCGGGGGCGAGCGCTGCTCTGTGTTACGACGTGGAGCTCACATTCAGCGCTCAGGCGACTTTTAATTGAATAGCTCAGCTCAAGAGCCCCCCAGGGCTGGCCGCAGCCTGCAGCTCACCCCACTGGAAATGTAGGAGACCTCTGCGGTCCCTGGCCACACCCGCAGAGGTATTCAAGATTGGCAGGTTCCCACAGGCCATGAGCACGGAGACCCTTAGGGCCAGGCTCCAAGATGAGCCCCAGGAAGCCAGAAGGGCGAGTCCTGCATGGGGCGTGTGAGCGCAGAGAGAGGTTCAGCTGGGCACTGGCTGCATGAGGCAGAGCTAGCTGGGGGCTCTGCTTTGAGAGGGAACCAGCTGCTCCCGGGAGTGGGAAAACTCTGAACAGCAGGACAGCGGCTCTGCGCGTTGGCTTCCTCTAGCGGAGGAGGCCTGGCCTGGGAAGCTGGTCCAGCTCCGAGCACAGAGGCAGATGCTCTTGGATCTCTCCCTGCCTGATGGATGTTTGCCCTGGGTTTTGGGCTGCTGCTCTCTCCCCGCTGGGGCTATTCACATTCTCTTTAAGCTCCTCTGAGCAAGGCTCATCAGGGGAGCTCAGGCAGAAAAGAATAAtcacccccatccctcccacagcaggaaggcaggcagggaatggtcTGGGCAGCtgagtcccactcccccagccaggccaccgCTGATGTGCCTGGCTCTGATCTGTCCCAGCACCGATGAGGAGTGTGGTCACCAGTGACTACTCTAACTAGTGAGGACACTAGCTAATGCAAGGGGCAGCCCCCCGTCTGTCCCCTTGTCCTCCGTGactctccccctgcagctcccctggatctgttcagctccatctcttgggtctgtcacagtcctggcttggagctctctgggcagggaccgttTGGGCGttgctcccctgcacagcaccctggatctgttcagctccatctcttgggtctgtcacagtcctggcttggagctctctgggcagggaccgttTGGGCGttgctcccctgcagctcccctggatctgttcagctccatctcttgggtctgtcacagtcccggcttggagctctctgggcagggaccattTGGGCGttgctcccctgcagctcccctggatctgttcagctccatctcttgagTCTGTCACAGTCCCGGCTtggagctctctgggcagggaccgttTGGGTGttgctcccctgcacagcaccctggatctgttcagctccatctcttgggtctgtcacagtcctggcttggagctctctgggcagggaccgttTGGGCGttgctcccctgcacagcaccctggatctgttcagctccatctcttgagTCTGTCACAGTCCCGGCTtggagctctctgggcagggactgtttgGGCGTTGCTCCCCTGCACGGCACCCTGGGCAATGGGGCCAGCTGCCCAGCACAGTAACAGCAACAAGCAGAGCCCTGGCACCCTCACTCCAGCGGGAAATTCCCAGTTGCCCACACCCCAACTGTCGGCACTCAACACGAGCATGGAGGGGCGGGTACCAGAGGGGGGGATCCCCTGCACGGCTGGCTCTTCGACCCTCAGTGAACCAGCTGCCTGCTCCAGCACGCTGCACTCGTGCAACTACAACTTTGTACCAAAACCATCCTTGAATTGGCCTGATCtcactgcttccccctccccgctATGCTCCACCAAGATCCTGGGGCCAGAAGTTAAGGTGAAATAAATTCAACCCTGAAGCAAAATGCAAGTACCTAGCAGTGAGGGTGGTTAGACATTGCACAGCTCACCTGGGCCGCGGGTGGGGTGACTCAACATGGCTTAGAGTCTCTCAGGTTAGCactgatatattttttaatgaagtttaaaACCAGATGCTTTAATCCAGTATCTGGGAGTAATTCCATGGCCCTGTTTGTGGAGGGGGAGGTTGTGGGGATTCCCTGAAATTTGTGAGGCCCCCTGTTCATCCCGTCCCTCCCTGGGCCATGGGGAGAACAGGAAGGCCTGTGGTGCATTAAGACAGCGGCTGTACTCAAATCTCAGGATTTAGAGCTTCAGTCAGTTGGACttggggccaggaaggaattccccctcccagcacctctaaCAATTGGCCAGATGTATTCTGGGCTTTTctataccttcctctgaaacatcagcgATTGGCCACAGCTGGCGAAGGGATACTGGATGGGGCGGACCAGTGCCCTAGGCTGGAACAGAGAATCCCTTTTCTTGGATGCCTGGCTGATGGGTTTGGTCACGTACTCAACATTTAATGCCTTGCCAGATTTGGGATGAGGAAGGaatttctcccaggtcagattggcagggacctggggtttttgccttcctctgcagcctggggtgtGGGTTGCCAGCTGGCAACACCTGGGCATGTCTCATCTGACCAATCCCCTGCCATTTGAAGGGCCtctggcatgggggggggggcttggtcCCACCTGTTCTCTGCCTGCGGACACAACAGCATAGTCTCCCgaggactgaaatgttttgatctaactcagcagctctcaaactgtgggttgtgatACCAAAGTGGGTCACGAACCCATTTTCATatggtcgccagggctggctgaGACTTGCTGGAGCTTGGGCCTTAAGCCTGATTCCCAGCACCCACGGCCAAAGCCGAAGCCcgagggattcagccctgggtggcagggctcaggttacaggccccctggctggggctgaagccagggctcaggctttggcttcccactgggggcagtgggaatcagggggactcaggcttcagtctcccCTGCTGGGGTCAGGTAGTAACTGTTggtgtcagaagggggtcatggtgtaAGGAAGTTTGAGACCCCCGGTCTGACTGAAGTCCTTGGCTCAGGAAAGGGGTAAGCGGGCGCATTTTCCTGGCTTGTTCCTGCCAGGGTGAGACTGGATGGACTAATGCTGGGGAAGTATGTAGTGTTGCCAGTTATGGTTagctgtattcctggagatttcatctcatggcatagttttaattaaaaattcatctttaattcctggcgactccaggccagtcctggagggctggcaaccccaGCACGATGGAGGAGTTCAGCTAAGCAGAAGCAGGGCACGGAGGCTCCTCCCAGCCCTTCCTACACGTAGGGGTGAGCGGCCTCTCGAGCCAGGTGGGAGCCAGAGGCAGCAAAGGGAGGCGCTGGCAttatgggaggagggaagagaaaataaaaagctcCTGTTGCTTAGACCAACTTTCCAGGCGTGATTCTCAGCACTGTCTCCCCCGACCCTGAGCCGGCTCCTCTCTGAGCTTCCCTGGCCTGGGACCTGCCTCCTCTCTGTGCTTCCTCTGGGCTATTATGTTGGGCAGGTGCAACTAACCAGGGCCATTTCtgggctccaaagccctgcactcACCCAGCTCCTGTGCAGCAGAGAGGGGCTGTCCGGGCAGTGGGAGGCATCCGGCAAGTCTCTGTGCTGTGCCAGAGGAGCGCTGGGCAGGGAGGTTTACAGCCATCGCTGTGGGATCCCAGCAGGGTTTCTGCCTCACGTGGGGAGCCGTAGCTTAGCGGAGAGCGTGAGATAGAGAAACAGTCGCCAGCTTTTCCCTGTCCCTGAGCATACGGCCCCCCATAGGGGCTGGGAGAGTGACATGCCAGGGGcattgcagatttacaccagtgtgagagcaGCATTGGTTCAGACAAGGCAAGGGGAATTGAGCGGGGCCTGCCAGCTCCACAGCCCTGTGTGGAGTCTTGTGTATTTTCACTGCGATCACTGGCCAGAGACCTTGTTTCTGCCGGTCCCTGAGCCGGCTCTGGTAAGGGGACAGCAACCTTAACcttgattccaggggctacttaggcacctgaaaattaTACGTTTTTGGCAGATAACGTAGCAATTAGCTCGACAGACTCACTGGATTTTATTcctgtataaaagaaagaaaattaaataaatattagatgcTCTCAACTCTAATATTAACTGGTTCTGACTTcatgtggcaagtcacttaagggacactggttaggtttaaaaattTGATGTATGTTCTTACTTTATTACTAACTCTGCAGAGAGAGAccccatcaggactcctgggttctgtctcagctcggggagggaagaagaagggtggggttttggggggtacAACAGGAGGCAGATATATCTGGTATCtctataagaacatcagaatgaccCTTTTGGGTAAGACCAATATCAAGCGTTAGCAGTAAACAGTAATTATGGGAGCTTCCCaaagggagctcagagctcttctGCTCTCTGTGAGTCAGAGAGGACTGGGCTGttctttgtgttttggtttttttactgtataattcaggacccaaggatcgtttatacaatttcatgtcttttgacaagtcGAAATTCCTCAGAGAACAAAAgataattaggatgactttgaaggacgTCCATCACCAGTACTTAGCTATATAAGTTAACATTAGGTCATTTGCTTATTCTCCACCATTCACAGCACATTTCAAAGACAGATGAATACTGAGATAGCCTGTGTTTACAATTTATTTACatgataggatgttcttttgacctctgaattatcagaatacagcacagacagggactgttgattacattttcCACACTACTCACatgtatgtaaatacacaaaaccacaaacattatctccccacatgtcttctgtgggttatttattttgcaagatgTTTAACCGATGTTGCACCctataatgctttatggaaatatgcttatgaatgtatatatgacataactgggcatgccatgtaacatatctctgcaaaggttatgatctactgaatctatccaTCCTATCTGTACACATGTGCCATTTTTGTAGTCAAAGTTATAAATATaggctgtgtacttgtttgattttaagtagccttagtaaggcacTTGGTCAGATTCTTAAGAAAGGAATTttcaagttaagtgcccaatcaagaaacattgAACGGACAATAGAACCTTGGAAGACACCAATCCAAAGAAGAAGTCTACCTGGGGACGTTGAAGGTAGCATGTGAAAAATGGCTGCCACCtgtaaagttctgagtcatgcgcGGACACGTGACTTGCTGGattctgcataggagagaggaaggggactccacccacaaaagaaagtctatttaagcccttggagacccctccatttggtcttcagctggctcaggagAGAGCCTCTTCACCCCAAAGGatgcttgaaagaaactggaagaaaGGACAGTAACCAGAGGGGTGaagattgctggacccagactagaaggagattagtctgtacaagaaacttattggaacatctttgagggtgagatttcatctgtaatcactttcttactgtactaggcttagacttgcatgttttatttgattttgcttggtaattcactctgttgggtctgttattacttggaaccacttaaatcctactttctgtatttaatacaatcactttttacttattaattgacccagagtatgtattaataccggggaTGGGGGCAAACAGCTATGTATATCTCTCTACCAGTGCTATAGAGGACAGACAATCTGTGAGTTtacctgtgtaagctttatacagggtaaaagggatttatttggggtttggatgccATTAGGACCTCCccttgggagttggacatctgagtgctggagacaggaacacttctcaagctcttttcagttaagcctaaagcttttgggggatgttgtctagacctgggtctgggtttgcagcagacaTAGcctgtctggctcaaaccaggctgGGCTCTGAAGTCCCAAacagccagggaaaatgggctcagatgaaatcttggcacatcaggtggcacatTCCTAGAGtcttctgtgatctaacccatcacaacAATATAGAACCACTACtacactcccctttcctgcacctcagctctaCTCTTCGCTGGATCACTCCCCAGCTGTTCGGTTCTGTCAGGACTTTTTGGAAAGTCTTGCACGGGAATCGCAGAGGGATTTTGTTCATGACTCTGAATGTAAGTGTTAgaaacagctactggtcagttacTGGGAGACGGTATCATACAGCTATTCACTGAAGGAAGAGTTAATAGCACAAAGCCATTACAAACACTATTTGGAGTACTACTGAAATACTTTCTAAAGCAAAAGCTTTTGTGCAGTAAAGTTACCACTGCTCCCTCCTGTAGAGATTCCAACAACTCTGCTGCTGGTTTTTGATATACATGCATGTCATGAaactttgtctttttaatatttatattacgaTGAAAAGTTTTGGCATAACATTTACACATTTGTCCTTTGACACACATGTAAACCCACTCGTTCCCCTCTGATCGtctttcagagatgatttctcaggcTAGAGTGGGACATAAAATGTAGCATCTGTCATCTGGATTACTTAAAGATCCcagcgtctcagccctcggtCAGTGACttgtcagcaaacaaaagtctagtagctcctctgtccctgggttaatagctgactggttctcctcaggttctgttctgtcagtctgCAGGCTGTATCTGGAGTGGTAACAGGcattccctgagctctcactCTCTAGTACATAGTGACCTCAGAGCTGTTATTCAGGCACAATGAGGGTTTGAAGGACACAGATTTCAAAGTCAAACGCCTGAGTATTCATGGACATAGAACATCATTTCACACATGAAATGGGACAGAGGCTCATGGTTAAAGCTAGAGCTGGGCTGGAAAACTCAgaggttcccccctcccacatACCACCGACAAAAAAGTATGACCCAAACTaaaatttttcctttttatccATTCTCTGGGGCGTGTTTTCATAGAAAATGGatcatttttctctaaaatttcAATTTCCACGATACTGCCCGGCTGCAGATGCCTGGATCCCCAAGAGAAATTGGGACTATTCATCTGCTTCTCTCTCGTAACATAAATGAAAGCTGCACTGGTGGAGTCTCTGGCTGCACTCTGGATATGGAAAGGTCAAAACCTCCCAGCTAGTCTATGGCTGACGATTTGTGCCCTTCAGCTGCATCAACCAATCTGCCAGTCTCTGTGGCTATTGTGACAGGCCCTGGTAGCACATCTTTAATGAGCTTCCAGGGAGCTGGTGAGGGTCCTGGAGTAGTTAGGGAGGCCCAGAGATTGTGCCTGGGTGAGCCTAGTTCCCAATGGATCACTGAGATCAGGGCATAACTTTGGGGATTCCTAGGTCCCCCCTTTTCATTCttcagggaaaaggaagggagctCCCCTCCTGGAACGATCTGAAGGAAATTTCCATGTACAGAGACTTGTGGATTCTCTGTACTCTGGTCAGCACCTGGGGTGTGTAATGCAGGAAAGGGGGCTGCTGCAGAGAAATCTGCTcctatattaatattattattctattttagtttatttcagcaagatcacagcAGTTATGGCATCATCATTACCACTCGGCCACCCTCAAGGTAGCCATGTGAATAACAGGGATGATAAGCCCCAATTCCAGCAAGAcagcctgcagcagagctggttCTGCAGTCTCACTGGATAGCATTAGCACGCATTCCCTATCATTTCGCCTCTTGCACTTTGCCTTTCGTTCTGACGGGGTTTATAGCTGCTGCACAAGAAGCCAAGCAGTTAAGTGTCCCTGATGGTCAAGTGACCCCTAAGGGATTTTGGGAacatgggaaagatagaatccagaagtcagtaggaatattatatttttcttttctctgctaggggcttttggttttaaaaggaaccagagataatttttttttctattctctcctggcagtagcttgcatattaagcaaggaactatcaaGCTGTGACATAGGGTCTTTTGTTGaa contains:
- the LOC115645451 gene encoding LOW QUALITY PROTEIN: olfactory receptor 52D1-like (The sequence of the model RefSeq protein was modified relative to this genomic sequence to represent the inferred CDS: inserted 2 bases in 1 codon), whose product is MAVSNWTTPHPSTFILLGIPGLETANVWISNPFCSVYILSLLGNGLLLXPSLHEPMYLFLSMLALADLVISTTTLPKTLCIFWFSDGAIHTNACLAQSYLLHSLSTMESGFILAKAFDRYVAICNPLRHSAILTSQATAKIGLSVVMRGVLLLGPHTFLLQRLPYCRTNVISHTYCEFMALVKLACVDTTVMTAYSLVVAFCTSGLDLLLIVLSYVMILWATFRLPSKEAQRKSLSTYSSHILAMLVFYTPAFFSFLSHRFGHVAPHIHILIANMYLLSPPMMNPIIYGVRTPEIRQRGLHILGIKAA